CCCGCTGCTGCGGGCACcagcccgccacgcgcccgcgcggccCGGCCCGCCGCCGGAGGTCCTCCACCACCCACGGCCCGCTATCCACGGAGTCCGGCCTCACCACCCACAGGAACGGCCGGcccgccagcgccagcgcctccgccaGCTCCACCAGCTGCGCCGCGCCGAAGACGGCGAAGCTGCCGAACGCCACGTACACCACGGACCCCGCCGCCTGCGCGTCCAGCCACGCCGCGCATGACTCATCCTCGGCCCAGAAGCTCCCCACCGGCTTGTTGTCTCCGTCAGCAGCACCGGCGGAACCGGAGATCAGCGGGCCCACGGGGATGACCTTGGGGAACAGCGCGAAGGCTCCCGGCTCGAGCTCTTGGACCGAGTTGCACACGACGGCCTCGGCGTGGTGGATGGCCGCGTTGTTCCGGAGGATGAACTGGAAGATAGCCGGCTGTCCCTCGGGGTCCCCGGCGCGGTTCCACGAGATCTCCGAGGGGTCAATGGCCGGCATCAACGGTGCCAGCTGAAACGGGCCGGGCCGCTTCGGCAGGCCTCTCTCGTCCACGACGCCGTCCCGTATCATCTCGGGGATGCTGGTCCTCGTCGCGaacatggccgccgccgacgggtTGAAGGCTGCGACCCGGAGCCCGAGCCGCCTCGCCACGGGAAAGGCCCACGCCATGTTCGCGTCAGCGATCAGCCACGTGAGCTCTCGTTCGCCCCCCGTTGATTCGGAGATCCTTCCGATGAGCTTCTCCAGCTCGCCGGGCATGACCTCCGAGAAGGACTGCGTGAGAAGGCTGAGGTCCTTCCGGTCCTCGCCGTGGCCCAGCCCGTCTGGAATGGACACCATATCGATCCCGTTCCCTCCGATGCTGTTGCTCTCGCCGTCTTTGGAAGCCAGAGCGCCGAGAATGAGGCTGTGGTTGAGCTCGGTGTTGACGAAGGTGACCTTGACGCCGTGCTCGACGAGGCGGTGGGAGAGCTCCATTAGAGGGATGACATGGCCCTGCGCCGGGAAGGGCAGGACCAAGACATGGGGCGTGGCCATGGCGATCGATCTAGTGCTGGGAATTGGTTGTCAGCTTACTTCGGACGACACTTGCTTGCTGTCATAGCATGGCATGCCACTCTGTCCGCAAAAAAGATC
This is a stretch of genomic DNA from Brachypodium distachyon strain Bd21 chromosome 1, Brachypodium_distachyon_v3.0, whole genome shotgun sequence. It encodes these proteins:
- the LOC112270144 gene encoding UDP-glycosyltransferase 83A1-like — its product is MATPHVLVLPFPAQGHVIPLMELSHRLVEHGVKVTFVNTELNHSLILGALASKDGESNSIGGNGIDMVSIPDGLGHGEDRKDLSLLTQSFSEVMPGELEKLIGRISESTGGERELTWLIADANMAWAFPVARRLGLRVAAFNPSAAAMFATRTSIPEMIRDGVVDERGLPKRPGPFQLAPLMPAIDPSEISWNRAGDPEGQPAIFQFILRNNAAIHHAEAVVCNSVQELEPGAFALFPKVIPVGPLISGSAGAADGDNKPVGSFWAEDESCAAWLDAQAAGSVVYVAFGSFAVFGAAQLVELAEALALAGRPFLWVVRPDSVDSGPWVVEDLRRRAGPRGRVAGWCPQQRVLAHPATACFVSHCGWNSTMEAVTNGVPVLCWPYFADQFLNRSYVCDVWRTGLQAVAAPAGEESEAGRVVGREAIRGKVEELLGDAETKARALALRDVARRALGDGGSSRRNLARFVDLVRGSAS